One genomic window of Brevundimonas vesicularis includes the following:
- a CDS encoding succinate dehydrogenase assembly factor 2 produces the protein MTSEPMTPERRQRLGRIQFRAWRRGFREADMVLGPFSDQVAPTLTDAELDQFERLIDEEDQWLYGWIIERDPTPPELETPVMAKVRAFMRAHVAAEVGKGIG, from the coding sequence ATGACCTCTGAGCCCATGACGCCTGAGCGCAGGCAGCGGCTGGGACGCATTCAGTTCCGCGCCTGGCGGCGGGGTTTTCGCGAGGCCGACATGGTGCTGGGTCCGTTTTCCGATCAGGTCGCGCCGACCCTGACCGATGCGGAACTGGACCAGTTCGAACGGCTGATCGACGAGGAAGATCAGTGGCTTTACGGCTGGATCATCGAGCGTGACCCGACGCCGCCCGAGCTCGAGACGCCGGTTATGGCCAAGGTGCGCGCCTTCATGCGCGCCCACGTGGCGGCCGAAGTCGGCAAGGGGATCGGCTGA
- the mfd gene encoding transcription-repair coupling factor, with translation MDAKVEHRTDADLGGAPEGLDALIVAERIKAGGGVGLFVARDFQRSGSFVQAFQFFSKDIEILDYPAWDCLPYDRLSPTAGIAAQRMATLTRLAMRNPGDAPVLVVTTVSAAMQRTPPKSVTTQAGFETKVGRDLDIQALERYFAANGYVRASTVSERGEFAVRGGVVDVYPPGFEEPVRLDMFGSELESIRTFDPETQRSTGQMTSVSLAPVSEALLDAAAISRFRTGYLNLFGAPGDDPLYATISEGARRQGMEQWLPLFYETLDSLFDYLPDDAAIFLDNQVETARAERWDLVADAYDARAEAAKAKGQASANRALPPKRLYLDAGDWNQALAGRTVRRFTPFSTGGEDAGGRLGRTFGAERAQDSVNLFEAVAAHAAALKAEGKRVLLASWTEGSSERLATMLADHGLDHIVAVRDWSDVQAAPKDLYLRGVLPVEHGFVTDEVAVISETDILGDRLARPRKKRRASNFLAEASALTTGDLVVHLDHGIGRYEGLKTLEIQQAPHDCLELFYAGESKLYLPVENIDLLTRYGSDSEGVQLDKLGGAGWQARKAKAKERLRAMAEGLIALAAKRALRETDAVTPPPGLFAEFCARFPYEETDDQLNAIGDVLEDLGKGTPMDRLICGDVGFGKTEVALRAAFVVAMTGQQVAIVAPTTLLARQHFKTFSERFAGWPVKVRQLSRMVGAKEAAETRAGLKDGSVEIVVGTHAVLSEQVGFRDLGLVIVDEEQHFGVKHKEKLKTLRADVHLLTLTATPIPRTLQMALSGIREMSIIATPPVDRLAVRTYVTPWDPILVREALLREKYRGGQAYYVAPRLKDLPAIEKFLREQVPEVKFVVGHGQMSATQLEEVMSAFYDGEYDVLVSTTIVESGLDIPTANTLIVHRADMFGLAQLYQIRGRVGRSKARAFAYLTTDAVKPMTLSAERRLQVLQSLDNLGAGFQLASHDLDQRGGGNLLGDEQSGHIREVGVELYQQMLEDAVAELREKGEGQAVDRGWSPSINVGASVLIPEDYVPDLNVRLSLYRRLSDAEQAEDREALAAELIDRFGPLPDEAQQLLKIVGIKSNCRKAWIEKIDIGPRGAVLTLRDNSFPNPAGLVGLIQKNHAFWKIRPDQKIVVSGDWPTAEERLKVAERITADLARVAGA, from the coding sequence ATGGACGCCAAGGTCGAACACCGGACCGACGCTGATCTGGGCGGCGCGCCCGAAGGGCTGGACGCACTGATCGTCGCCGAACGGATCAAGGCGGGCGGCGGCGTCGGCCTGTTTGTCGCACGCGACTTTCAGAGGTCGGGTAGCTTCGTTCAGGCGTTTCAGTTCTTCTCGAAAGATATTGAAATCCTGGATTATCCGGCGTGGGACTGTCTGCCCTATGACCGGCTGAGCCCCACGGCAGGGATTGCGGCGCAGCGGATGGCGACGCTGACGCGGCTGGCGATGCGCAACCCCGGCGATGCGCCGGTTCTGGTCGTGACGACGGTGTCAGCGGCCATGCAGCGCACCCCGCCGAAGTCGGTCACGACACAGGCCGGGTTCGAAACCAAGGTCGGACGCGATCTCGATATCCAGGCGCTGGAGCGCTATTTCGCCGCCAACGGCTATGTCCGGGCCTCGACCGTGTCGGAGCGCGGCGAGTTCGCGGTGCGCGGCGGGGTCGTCGACGTCTATCCGCCTGGTTTCGAAGAGCCGGTCCGGCTGGATATGTTCGGATCCGAGCTGGAATCGATCCGCACCTTCGATCCCGAAACGCAGCGGTCGACCGGCCAGATGACGTCCGTGTCCCTCGCGCCGGTGTCGGAGGCGCTGCTGGATGCGGCGGCCATCTCGCGCTTCCGCACCGGCTATCTGAACCTGTTCGGCGCGCCGGGCGACGACCCGCTGTATGCGACGATCAGCGAGGGCGCGCGGCGTCAGGGCATGGAGCAGTGGCTGCCGCTGTTCTATGAGACCCTGGACAGCCTGTTCGACTATCTGCCGGACGACGCGGCGATCTTCCTGGACAATCAGGTCGAGACGGCCCGCGCCGAGCGATGGGATCTGGTCGCGGACGCTTATGATGCGCGCGCCGAGGCGGCCAAAGCCAAAGGGCAGGCCAGCGCCAATCGCGCCTTGCCGCCCAAGCGGCTCTATCTGGACGCGGGAGACTGGAACCAGGCGCTGGCGGGTCGCACCGTGCGGCGCTTCACGCCCTTTTCCACGGGCGGCGAGGATGCCGGCGGACGTTTGGGCCGGACCTTCGGGGCCGAGCGGGCGCAGGACAGCGTCAATCTTTTCGAGGCGGTGGCGGCCCATGCGGCGGCGCTCAAGGCCGAGGGCAAGCGGGTGCTGCTCGCCTCTTGGACCGAAGGATCTTCGGAGCGGCTGGCGACCATGCTGGCCGACCATGGGCTGGATCACATCGTCGCCGTGCGCGACTGGTCTGATGTTCAGGCTGCGCCGAAAGACCTCTATCTGCGCGGCGTCCTGCCGGTCGAGCATGGCTTTGTCACCGACGAGGTGGCGGTCATTTCCGAGACCGACATCCTGGGCGACCGTCTGGCGCGACCGCGCAAGAAACGCCGCGCCTCCAACTTCCTGGCGGAGGCGTCGGCCCTGACGACGGGCGATCTGGTCGTTCACCTAGATCACGGGATTGGTCGCTATGAGGGGCTGAAGACGCTGGAAATCCAGCAGGCCCCGCACGACTGTCTGGAACTGTTCTACGCCGGTGAGAGCAAACTTTATCTGCCGGTTGAAAACATTGATCTTCTGACAAGGTACGGTTCGGACTCCGAGGGCGTCCAACTGGACAAGTTGGGCGGCGCAGGCTGGCAGGCCAGAAAGGCCAAGGCCAAGGAACGTCTGCGCGCCATGGCCGAGGGGCTGATCGCCCTGGCCGCCAAGCGGGCGCTGCGCGAGACCGATGCGGTCACGCCCCCACCGGGTCTGTTCGCCGAGTTCTGCGCGCGCTTCCCCTATGAGGAGACCGACGATCAGCTGAACGCCATCGGCGATGTGCTGGAGGATCTGGGCAAGGGCACGCCAATGGATCGCCTGATCTGCGGCGACGTCGGCTTCGGCAAGACCGAGGTGGCGCTGAGGGCCGCCTTCGTCGTCGCCATGACGGGGCAGCAGGTGGCGATCGTCGCGCCGACGACCCTGCTGGCGCGCCAGCACTTCAAGACCTTCTCTGAACGTTTCGCGGGCTGGCCGGTGAAGGTGCGTCAACTGTCGCGGATGGTGGGCGCCAAGGAGGCGGCGGAGACGCGGGCCGGGCTGAAGGACGGCTCGGTCGAGATCGTCGTCGGCACCCATGCGGTGCTGAGCGAACAGGTCGGCTTCCGCGATCTGGGCCTGGTCATCGTCGATGAGGAACAGCACTTCGGCGTCAAGCATAAGGAGAAGCTGAAGACGCTGCGCGCCGACGTGCATCTGTTGACCCTGACCGCCACGCCGATTCCGCGCACGCTTCAGATGGCGCTGTCGGGCATCCGCGAGATGTCGATCATCGCCACCCCGCCGGTCGATCGCCTGGCGGTGCGGACCTATGTCACGCCGTGGGACCCGATCCTGGTGCGTGAGGCCCTGCTGCGTGAGAAATATCGCGGGGGTCAGGCCTACTATGTGGCGCCGCGCCTGAAGGACCTGCCCGCCATCGAGAAATTCCTGCGCGAACAGGTGCCCGAGGTGAAGTTCGTCGTCGGCCACGGCCAGATGAGCGCCACCCAACTGGAGGAGGTGATGAGCGCCTTCTACGACGGGGAATATGACGTCCTGGTCTCCACCACCATCGTGGAGAGCGGGCTGGATATCCCGACGGCCAATACGCTCATCGTCCACCGCGCCGACATGTTCGGTCTGGCGCAACTGTATCAGATCCGGGGCCGGGTCGGCCGGTCCAAGGCGCGCGCCTTCGCCTACCTGACCACCGATGCGGTCAAGCCGATGACCTTGTCGGCCGAGCGGCGGTTGCAGGTTCTGCAGTCGCTCGACAATCTGGGCGCCGGCTTCCAGCTAGCCAGCCACGATCTGGACCAGCGCGGCGGCGGCAATCTGCTGGGCGACGAGCAGTCGGGCCATATCCGCGAGGTCGGCGTCGAACTGTACCAGCAGATGCTGGAAGACGCCGTGGCGGAGCTGCGTGAGAAGGGCGAGGGACAGGCGGTGGATCGCGGTTGGTCGCCGTCGATCAATGTCGGCGCTTCTGTCTTGATTCCAGAAGACTACGTGCCGGACCTGAACGTGCGTCTGAGCCTCTATCGTCGTCTTTCCGACGCCGAACAGGCCGAGGATCGCGAAGCCTTGGCCGCCGAACTGATCGACCGTTTCGGGCCCTTGCCGGATGAGGCGCAGCAACTGCTGAAGATCGTCGGCATCAAGTCGAACTGCCGCAAGGCCTGGATCGAGAAGATCGACATCGGACCGCGCGGCGCGGTGCTGACGTTGCGCGACAACAGCTTCCCCAATCCGGCGGGACTGGTCGGGCTGATCCAGAAGAACCACGCCTTCTGGAAGATTCGGCCAGATCAGAAGATCGTCGTTTCGGGCGACTGGCCGACGGCGGAAGAGCGACTGAAGGTGGCCGAACGGATCACCGCCGATCTGGCGCGGGTGGCGGGGGCGTAA
- a CDS encoding diguanylate cyclase domain-containing protein, whose amino-acid sequence MAFDARVLILAADDGRIGPLAAGLDALGWTTVTARDVVSAEMTLQDFPLEAAVIDINTFDADVASRLRAAAEPRRLPIVLIGARPDSVKGADLTMSTPPHPAQAALRLEQLGRAAIAEEEYRLRVTTFATRGVGLDKRADDDGPLRVLAAGVADRRFLALSNALTAAGVEVVAAPTPYTAFDYLHESPFDAAVLWGAEDHAPALSIAAGMKRNTRLYHIPLMLYLRGRNEISLAELFNRGFADVASADTPESETAERILALAGAHRIHLGIRKTLDSVRSLDVMDPETGLFTPELFASHLGRVAEASRARKRPLSVCVLRVRETQSVTWARQGGWLDRAMPQIGAMVSRLVRVEDTPARLAKEVFALALPATHAEPARLAAERIAAVIGCTAFDAGPDRSPFVAEFDVGAAEMRPDESAAALLERASADLFEKTR is encoded by the coding sequence TTGGCTTTCGACGCGCGCGTATTGATCCTGGCGGCTGACGATGGCCGGATCGGGCCGCTCGCTGCGGGTCTGGACGCGCTGGGCTGGACGACGGTGACCGCCCGTGACGTCGTCTCCGCTGAGATGACGCTTCAGGACTTTCCGCTCGAAGCCGCCGTCATCGATATCAACACCTTCGACGCCGACGTGGCGTCACGCCTTCGCGCCGCCGCCGAGCCGCGTCGCCTGCCCATCGTGCTCATCGGCGCCCGCCCTGATTCGGTAAAGGGTGCGGATCTGACCATGTCCACGCCGCCGCATCCGGCCCAGGCGGCCTTGCGTCTGGAGCAGTTGGGCAGGGCCGCCATCGCCGAGGAAGAATATCGGCTGCGCGTCACCACCTTCGCCACGCGCGGGGTCGGCTTGGACAAAAGGGCCGACGACGATGGTCCCTTGCGCGTGCTGGCCGCCGGCGTCGCGGACCGGCGCTTTCTCGCCCTGTCGAACGCCCTGACTGCGGCCGGTGTCGAGGTGGTCGCGGCGCCGACGCCCTACACCGCCTTCGACTATCTGCACGAAAGCCCGTTTGACGCCGCCGTTTTGTGGGGCGCCGAAGACCATGCGCCGGCCCTGTCGATCGCGGCGGGCATGAAGCGCAATACGCGCCTCTATCATATTCCGCTGATGCTTTATCTGCGCGGCAGGAACGAGATCAGCCTGGCTGAACTGTTCAACCGGGGCTTCGCAGACGTCGCCTCCGCCGACACGCCCGAGAGCGAAACGGCCGAGCGGATCCTGGCCTTGGCCGGCGCGCACCGCATCCACCTGGGCATTCGCAAGACGCTGGACTCGGTGCGCAGCCTGGACGTGATGGATCCGGAAACGGGCCTGTTCACGCCCGAACTGTTCGCAAGCCACCTGGGCCGTGTCGCCGAGGCCTCGCGCGCGCGCAAGCGCCCGCTTTCCGTCTGCGTCCTTAGGGTGCGCGAAACCCAATCCGTCACCTGGGCGCGTCAGGGCGGCTGGCTGGATCGCGCCATGCCGCAGATCGGGGCCATGGTTTCGCGCCTGGTCCGTGTCGAGGACACCCCTGCCCGCCTGGCCAAGGAGGTCTTCGCCCTCGCCCTGCCCGCGACCCACGCTGAACCGGCGCGTCTGGCCGCAGAACGAATCGCCGCCGTGATCGGCTGCACCGCCTTCGACGCCGGTCCGGACCGGTCGCCCTTCGTCGCCGAGTTCGACGTCGGCGCCGCCGAGATGCGCCCCGACGAAAGCGCCGCCGCCCTGCTTGAGCGCGCCTCGGCCGACCTTTTCGAAAAGACGCGCTGA
- a CDS encoding YihY/virulence factor BrkB family protein: protein MLYTGGVSFFALLAVFPAIAILIGFYKLGLSISEVSAQATALSDLLPKAAQTIFQGEITRLSNASARTVSAQSAFALFVGAYAAHRGFKALLAGLNLIHDETEPHGFFKFNLLAFFVAIFAFALFTVVSGAVVTVRIMAHASSSAAGLPGRSGMAPLDAFLPAIGLVIGLTLLYRYAMSHRTPVAWLPATAGGLVATLMSVVSSWLCAIYVEQIAPLGATYGSVGAVVVLLIWLSWNVNAIFYGGAFATEMELAAKARVIADAPPADVVNLSERRAGRRSRS from the coding sequence ATGCTCTATACGGGCGGCGTGTCCTTCTTCGCCCTGCTGGCCGTGTTTCCCGCGATCGCCATCCTGATCGGCTTCTACAAGCTGGGCCTGTCGATCAGCGAGGTCAGCGCCCAGGCGACCGCCTTGTCGGACCTGTTGCCCAAGGCGGCGCAGACCATTTTTCAGGGCGAGATCACACGTTTGAGCAACGCGTCGGCGCGGACGGTTTCCGCTCAGAGCGCCTTCGCCCTGTTCGTCGGCGCCTATGCCGCGCATCGAGGTTTCAAGGCCTTGTTGGCGGGATTGAACCTGATTCATGACGAGACCGAGCCGCACGGCTTCTTCAAGTTCAATCTGCTGGCCTTTTTCGTGGCCATTTTCGCCTTTGCGCTGTTCACCGTGGTGTCGGGCGCCGTCGTGACCGTGCGCATCATGGCGCATGCCTCGTCGTCGGCCGCCGGCCTGCCCGGGCGAAGCGGCATGGCGCCGCTTGACGCCTTCCTGCCCGCCATCGGCTTGGTCATCGGGCTGACGCTGCTTTACCGCTACGCCATGAGCCACAGGACGCCGGTCGCCTGGCTGCCCGCGACAGCGGGCGGTCTGGTGGCGACGCTGATGTCCGTCGTGTCGTCTTGGCTATGCGCCATCTATGTCGAGCAGATTGCGCCGCTGGGGGCCACCTATGGATCGGTCGGCGCCGTGGTGGTGCTGCTGATCTGGCTGTCGTGGAACGTCAACGCCATCTTCTACGGCGGCGCCTTCGCCACCGAGATGGAGCTGGCGGCCAAGGCGCGCGTGATCGCCGATGCGCCTCCAGCCGATGTCGTCAATCTGTCGGAGCGTCGAGCCGGGCGCCGGTCTCGATCGTAA
- a CDS encoding sulfurtransferase TusA family protein: MSDPVVIDARGHRCPVPSLKLMKALETAPPGARIVLLATDPMARIDVPFLMSQKGGRVLEIEDADGLLRITIETGARLDAPTD; this comes from the coding sequence GTGAGCGACCCTGTCGTCATAGACGCCAGGGGTCACCGCTGCCCTGTTCCCAGCCTGAAGCTGATGAAGGCGTTGGAAACCGCCCCGCCCGGCGCGCGGATCGTGCTGCTGGCCACCGATCCGATGGCCCGGATCGACGTGCCGTTTCTGATGTCTCAAAAAGGCGGGCGCGTGCTCGAGATCGAGGACGCCGACGGCCTTCTTCGCATTACGATCGAGACCGGCGCCCGGCTCGACGCTCCGACAGATTGA
- a CDS encoding CinA family protein: MFSQDIAQLAQQIVATASERGLMLATAESCTGGLVSSAITAIPGSSVVLDRGFVTYSNEAKAQMLGVSLESLSAHGAVSQAVAVAMAEGAVKHSRASVSVSVTGVAGPGGGSVDKPVGLVHFAASGPKGVIHRVERFGDLGRDDIRQASVRVALELLADRLA; this comes from the coding sequence ATGTTTTCCCAAGATATCGCGCAGCTGGCGCAACAGATTGTCGCAACAGCCAGCGAACGCGGCCTGATGCTGGCGACGGCCGAAAGCTGCACGGGCGGTTTGGTATCCTCTGCGATCACAGCCATTCCCGGCTCGTCAGTGGTCCTGGATCGCGGCTTCGTCACCTACAGCAACGAGGCCAAGGCCCAGATGCTGGGCGTGTCGCTGGAAAGCCTGTCCGCCCACGGCGCCGTGTCGCAAGCGGTCGCAGTGGCGATGGCTGAGGGCGCGGTCAAACACTCGCGGGCCTCCGTCTCGGTGTCCGTGACAGGGGTGGCTGGACCGGGCGGCGGATCGGTCGATAAGCCCGTGGGTCTGGTCCATTTCGCGGCGTCCGGGCCGAAGGGTGTCATTCACCGCGTCGAGCGGTTCGGCGACCTCGGCCGCGACGACATTCGCCAAGCCAGCGTTCGTGTGGCGCTGGAACTGCTGGCGGATCGGCTCGCGTGA